From the Gallaecimonas kandeliae genome, one window contains:
- a CDS encoding replication initiation regulator SeqA (negative modulator of the initiation of chromosome replication), which yields MKTIEVDDELYQYIASNTQKIGESASEILRRLLGFAPLGTQAATAPQQTQAQATQPASQPAPAVKAAAPEANSAVGRFIGALTELYQRHGDAFSLVLNIRGRDRLYFATSAEALSQAGKSTNPKAIVGSPYWVVTNNNTEKKRNIVAQVMAELGYEEDAVQAFVEQI from the coding sequence ATGAAAACCATCGAAGTCGACGACGAGCTGTACCAGTACATCGCGTCCAATACCCAGAAAATAGGAGAGAGCGCCTCCGAGATACTGCGCCGCCTGCTGGGCTTTGCCCCCCTTGGCACCCAGGCTGCTACCGCCCCCCAGCAGACCCAAGCCCAGGCCACTCAGCCGGCAAGCCAGCCCGCACCGGCCGTCAAGGCAGCCGCTCCCGAGGCCAACAGTGCCGTAGGCCGCTTTATCGGCGCCCTGACCGAACTCTATCAGCGCCATGGCGACGCCTTCAGCCTGGTGCTCAACATCCGCGGCCGCGACCGCCTCTATTTCGCCACCAGCGCCGAAGCGCTGAGCCAGGCCGGCAAGTCCACCAATCCCAAGGCCATCGTCGGCAGCCCCTACTGGGTGGTGACCAACAACAACACCGAGAAGAAGCGCAATATAGTGGCGCAGGTGATGGCCGAACTCGGCTATGAAGAGGACGCCGTCCAGGCTTTCGTAGAGCAGATCTGA
- a CDS encoding alpha/beta fold hydrolase — protein MLNYQQRGQGPDVILVHGLFGSLDNLGNLGRALEDAFTVTTVDLRNHGKSFHSEEMSLAAMAGDLLGLMDQLGIEKAHLVGHSLGGKVVMQLALNHPERVDKLVVADIAPVTYRHSNHDSVFAALTQVDPAQYQSRKEVEAAVAQHILEPGVRQFILKNLQKGDDGYYWRLNVPVLAHRYPDILQGPQGRPFSGPTLFIKGSESDYLTGDHAGAVQSLFPTAKLKVISGTGHWLHAEKPLVFNKLVRDFLS, from the coding sequence ATGCTCAACTACCAGCAGCGGGGCCAAGGCCCCGACGTGATCCTGGTCCACGGCCTGTTCGGATCCCTGGACAACCTCGGCAACCTTGGCCGCGCCCTGGAAGACGCCTTTACCGTCACCACCGTGGACCTTCGCAACCACGGCAAGTCCTTCCACAGCGAAGAGATGAGCCTGGCCGCCATGGCCGGCGACCTCCTGGGCCTGATGGACCAATTGGGTATCGAAAAGGCCCACCTGGTAGGCCACTCCCTTGGGGGCAAGGTGGTGATGCAGCTGGCCCTCAACCACCCCGAACGGGTGGACAAGCTGGTGGTGGCCGACATAGCCCCCGTCACTTACCGCCACAGCAACCATGACAGCGTCTTCGCCGCCCTGACCCAGGTTGACCCGGCCCAGTACCAGAGCCGCAAGGAAGTGGAAGCCGCCGTGGCCCAGCATATCCTTGAGCCCGGGGTGCGCCAGTTCATCCTCAAGAACCTGCAAAAGGGGGATGACGGCTACTATTGGCGGCTCAATGTGCCAGTACTGGCGCACCGCTACCCGGATATACTCCAGGGACCGCAAGGCCGGCCCTTCAGCGGCCCTACCCTTTTTATCAAGGGCAGCGAGTCCGACTACCTGACGGGGGACCATGCCGGGGCCGTGCAAAGTCTCTTCCCAACGGCCAAACTCAAGGTCATCAGCGGCACCGGCCACTGGCTGCACGCCGAAAAGCCCTTGGTGTTCAACAAGCTGGTCAGGGACTTTTTGAGCTGA
- the fur gene encoding ferric iron uptake transcriptional regulator, with translation MADENQALREAGLKVTLPRVKILELLQQPDFQHISAEDLYKKLIELGEEIGLATVYRVLNQFDDAGIVTRHHFEGGKSVFELAQKRHHDHLVCLKCGLVLEFMDDVIEQRQKEVAKKNHIKLTHHSLYLYGECEDTQACEKRRRGEE, from the coding sequence ATGGCGGACGAGAATCAGGCCCTGCGCGAAGCCGGCCTCAAGGTCACCCTGCCCAGGGTCAAGATCCTGGAGCTGTTGCAGCAGCCCGACTTCCAGCACATCAGCGCCGAAGATCTCTACAAGAAGCTCATCGAGCTGGGTGAAGAGATCGGCCTGGCCACTGTTTACCGCGTACTGAACCAGTTCGACGACGCCGGCATCGTCACCCGCCATCACTTCGAAGGCGGCAAGTCGGTCTTCGAACTGGCCCAGAAGCGCCACCATGACCACCTGGTTTGCCTCAAGTGCGGCCTGGTGCTGGAATTCATGGATGACGTCATAGAGCAGCGCCAGAAAGAAGTGGCCAAGAAGAACCACATCAAACTGACCCACCACAGCCTCTATCTCTACGGCGAGTGCGAAGACACCCAAGCCTGCGAGAAACGCCGCCGCGGCGAAGAATGA
- the astE gene encoding succinylglutamate desuccinylase encodes MFKDNDILAFTLANPDGAEVSAFTTAQGIVVETWDTGIFCLTPANPGNKDIILSCGVHGNETAPIEIVRDLVKQLLDGSLPLAHRLLILIGNVPAINAGKRELEENLNRLFSGAHAQGGIDNAERRRAQALEAAVARFYGQRSNVERLHYDLHTAIRGSKHEKFVVYPFLHGKPRSREQIMFLARCGVDTVLLSQSPTTTFSYFSTNTFGAHGFTVELGKVQPFGQNDMSRFEAAAEGLAELVSQAQLVLPDYDETAVNLYRISRVINKQSEAFSFTFGEDVENFTPYPKGHLLAKDGDLEHRVELAEEAVIFPNIKVAVGQRACLLVARTRLD; translated from the coding sequence ATGTTCAAGGACAACGATATCCTCGCCTTCACCCTGGCAAACCCGGACGGTGCCGAGGTCAGCGCCTTCACCACGGCCCAGGGCATCGTGGTGGAAACCTGGGATACCGGCATCTTCTGCCTGACCCCGGCCAACCCTGGCAACAAGGACATCATCCTCTCCTGCGGCGTACACGGTAACGAGACGGCCCCCATAGAGATAGTGCGGGATCTGGTCAAACAGCTGCTGGACGGCAGCCTGCCCCTGGCCCACCGGCTCTTGATCCTCATCGGCAACGTGCCTGCCATCAACGCCGGCAAACGGGAGCTGGAAGAAAACCTCAACCGCCTGTTCAGTGGTGCCCATGCCCAAGGCGGCATCGACAACGCCGAGCGCCGCCGGGCCCAGGCATTGGAAGCGGCTGTGGCCCGCTTTTACGGCCAGCGTAGCAACGTCGAGCGCCTTCATTACGATCTGCACACCGCCATCCGCGGCTCCAAGCACGAGAAATTCGTGGTCTACCCCTTCCTGCACGGCAAGCCCCGCAGCCGCGAACAGATCATGTTCCTGGCCCGCTGCGGCGTAGACACTGTGCTGCTGTCACAAAGCCCCACCACCACCTTCAGCTATTTCTCGACCAACACGTTCGGCGCCCATGGCTTCACAGTAGAGCTTGGCAAGGTGCAGCCCTTCGGTCAGAACGACATGTCCCGCTTTGAGGCGGCGGCTGAGGGGCTTGCCGAACTGGTCAGCCAGGCACAGCTGGTCCTACCGGATTACGACGAGACAGCCGTTAACCTGTACCGCATTTCCCGTGTCATCAATAAGCAAAGTGAGGCCTTTAGCTTTACCTTTGGCGAGGACGTGGAGAACTTTACCCCTTATCCCAAGGGCCATCTGCTGGCCAAGGACGGGGACCTGGAACACAGGGTAGAGCTGGCGGAAGAGGCGGTGATCTTCCCCAATATCAAGGTGGCGGTGGGGCAGCGGGCCTGCCTGCTGGTCGCCCGAACCCGGCTCGATTGA
- a CDS encoding phosphoglucomutase, alpha-D-glucose phosphate-specific (catalyzes the interconversion of alpha-D-glucose 1-phosphate to alpha-D-glucose 6-phosphate): protein MSLHPNAGKMPAPESLIDPSELVTAFFTLQPDPAKPAQKVSFGTSGHRGSSLSKAFNEAHLLAVAQAVADHRKEQGITGPLYLGLDSHALSYPAFATVLRVLIANAVNVRFEDRQLTPTPAVSHAILAHGGNADGLILTPSHNPPEDGGIKYNPPDGGPADTQVTKVIQSRANSYLEAGLDGVRMLSFERAISSPHAERFDFMADYVQRLGEVVDMAAIKDAGLRLGVHPMGGAAIDYWRAIAQHWGLDVTLVEERVDSRFGFIPCDHDGKIRMDCSSPHAMASLIAVKDDFDLALGNDTDGDRHGIVTPDAGLLNCNRYLAVVVDYLLKHRPTLPETLGVGTTVVTSAQVGRVARAAGRHFMETPVGVKWFVDGLYNGKLIFGGEESAGGTFVTRDGKPWSTDKDGIIMCLLAAEILAVTGMTPSRYYKDIIEAQFGPTWYQRIDAPITDELKAGFARLGSEVAKGALLAGEPVVDAFTQAPGNNAAIGGLKVVTEHGWFAARPSGTEPIYKIYAESFKSQGHLDAIIKDAQALLAQWLAEA from the coding sequence ATGTCCTTACATCCCAATGCCGGCAAGATGCCGGCGCCAGAGAGCCTTATCGACCCCAGCGAGCTGGTCACCGCCTTCTTTACCTTGCAGCCGGATCCGGCTAAGCCGGCCCAGAAGGTCAGTTTCGGTACCTCTGGCCACCGCGGCTCCAGCCTCAGCAAGGCCTTCAACGAGGCCCATCTCCTGGCCGTGGCCCAGGCGGTTGCCGATCACCGCAAGGAGCAGGGCATCACAGGGCCCCTCTACCTGGGCCTCGACTCCCACGCCCTTTCCTATCCCGCTTTTGCCACAGTGCTGCGGGTGCTGATCGCCAACGCCGTCAATGTCCGTTTCGAGGACAGGCAGCTGACCCCGACCCCGGCGGTCTCCCACGCCATTCTGGCCCATGGCGGTAATGCCGACGGCCTGATCCTGACGCCGTCACACAACCCGCCGGAAGACGGTGGCATCAAGTACAACCCACCGGACGGTGGCCCGGCCGACACCCAGGTCACCAAGGTGATCCAGTCCCGCGCCAACAGCTACTTGGAGGCGGGCCTGGATGGGGTTCGGATGCTGAGCTTCGAGCGGGCCATCAGCAGCCCCCATGCCGAACGCTTCGACTTCATGGCCGACTATGTGCAGCGCCTCGGCGAGGTGGTGGACATGGCCGCCATCAAGGATGCCGGTCTGCGCCTCGGTGTCCACCCCATGGGCGGCGCCGCCATCGATTACTGGCGGGCCATAGCCCAGCATTGGGGCTTGGACGTGACCCTGGTGGAAGAGCGGGTGGACAGCCGTTTCGGCTTCATCCCCTGCGACCACGACGGCAAGATCCGCATGGACTGCTCCAGCCCCCATGCCATGGCCAGCCTCATTGCCGTCAAGGACGACTTCGACCTGGCGCTCGGCAACGACACCGACGGCGACCGCCACGGCATCGTTACCCCGGATGCAGGCCTCTTGAACTGCAACCGTTACCTGGCGGTGGTGGTGGATTACTTGCTCAAGCACAGGCCGACCCTGCCCGAAACCCTGGGGGTGGGCACCACCGTCGTGACCAGTGCCCAGGTCGGGCGCGTGGCCCGGGCAGCCGGCCGCCACTTCATGGAAACCCCTGTGGGGGTCAAGTGGTTCGTGGATGGCCTCTATAACGGCAAGCTCATCTTCGGCGGCGAAGAGTCCGCCGGCGGCACCTTCGTCACCCGTGACGGCAAGCCCTGGAGCACCGACAAGGACGGCATCATCATGTGCCTGCTGGCGGCCGAGATCCTGGCGGTGACCGGCATGACCCCCAGCCGCTATTACAAGGACATCATCGAGGCCCAGTTCGGCCCCACCTGGTACCAACGTATCGACGCCCCCATCACCGACGAGCTCAAGGCCGGCTTCGCCCGCCTCGGCAGTGAGGTGGCCAAGGGTGCCTTGCTGGCCGGTGAGCCTGTGGTGGATGCCTTCACCCAGGCTCCGGGCAACAATGCGGCCATCGGCGGCCTCAAGGTGGTGACCGAGCACGGCTGGTTCGCGGCCAGGCCCTCCGGCACCGAGCCCATCTACAAGATCTACGCCGAGAGCTTCAAGAGCCAGGGCCACCTGGACGCCATCATTAAGGATGCACAAGCGCTATTGGCCCAATGGCTGGCCGAGGCATGA
- a CDS encoding DUF2788 domain-containing protein, producing the protein MLAEHYETIEAIGLNLFFLVIFLLIGLAIQDVLKKGNVPKYGRYIVWLVLFLGCAGFISKEVIRLIWENSGIG; encoded by the coding sequence ATGCTGGCTGAGCATTACGAAACCATCGAGGCCATAGGACTTAACCTGTTCTTTCTGGTGATCTTTTTGCTCATCGGCCTGGCCATACAAGACGTCTTGAAGAAGGGCAATGTGCCCAAGTACGGCCGCTACATCGTCTGGCTGGTACTCTTCCTGGGCTGTGCGGGCTTTATCTCGAAGGAAGTGATCAGGCTCATCTGGGAAAATTCAGGTATAGGTTAA
- the ybfE gene encoding LexA regulated protein → MAKESADRITIDLFAEEKRRGRPKTNPLPRQAQLKVNKRNQIKRDRQKGLKRVELKVDSDLFETLNELAKAQSVSRSELIETILKAGVERLDTANSERN, encoded by the coding sequence ATGGCCAAAGAGAGCGCCGACAGAATTACCATCGACCTCTTTGCCGAGGAAAAGCGCCGGGGGCGTCCCAAAACCAATCCCCTGCCGCGCCAGGCGCAGTTGAAGGTCAACAAGCGGAACCAGATCAAAAGGGACAGGCAGAAGGGCCTCAAGAGAGTGGAGCTGAAAGTAGACAGCGACCTGTTCGAGACCCTCAATGAGCTGGCCAAAGCGCAAAGCGTCAGCCGCAGTGAACTGATTGAAACCATATTGAAAGCCGGTGTAGAGAGACTCGACACCGCCAACAGCGAGAGGAATTGA
- a CDS encoding DUF4442 domain-containing protein, producing the protein MKSWLFKKGSRIKHLLNLWPPFFFTGIRIRELSDDFRLCRVELKDRPWTKNANGTQFGGSLFAMTDPIYALMLMGILGKRYHVWDRAARIHFEKPGTGKVYAEFIISEPLLEEIAAATGEGEKFLPEVVTDVKDAKGELVARIERTLYVRLKRHHRPA; encoded by the coding sequence ATGAAAAGCTGGTTGTTTAAAAAAGGGTCGCGGATAAAACATCTGCTTAATCTCTGGCCCCCCTTCTTCTTTACCGGGATCCGCATCCGCGAGCTGTCCGACGACTTCCGCCTGTGCCGGGTGGAGCTCAAGGACAGGCCCTGGACCAAGAATGCCAACGGCACCCAGTTCGGTGGCAGCCTCTTTGCGATGACCGATCCCATCTATGCCCTGATGCTGATGGGGATCCTCGGCAAGCGCTACCATGTCTGGGACAGGGCGGCGCGCATCCATTTCGAAAAGCCGGGGACGGGCAAGGTCTATGCCGAGTTCATCATCAGCGAGCCGCTGCTGGAGGAGATAGCGGCGGCCACGGGGGAAGGTGAGAAATTCCTGCCTGAGGTGGTGACAGACGTCAAGGACGCCAAGGGCGAGCTGGTGGCGAGGATAGAGCGCACCCTCTATGTGCGCCTCAAGCGCCACCACAGGCCGGCATGA
- the pdhA gene encoding pyruvate dehydrogenase (acetyl-transferring) E1 component subunit alpha, producing the protein MTFTSKSTVTQVRYLDEDGNVVQPLPAWADDLDKLIEFYKNMVLVRTYDKKAIALQRTGQMGTYPSHLGAEAVGIGVGSAMAVDDVYVPYYRDMPTMMMRGATMTHNLLYWGGSERGSYFNRPDGQLSEDFPICVPIATQCTHATGVAGAFKLRGEKRVAVTAIGDGGTSKGDFLEALNCAGAWQLPCVFVINNNQWAISVPRAIQCGAPTLAQKAVGAGIPGVQVDGNDIVAVYDVMQKALERARSGKGATLVEAVSYRLSDHTTADDATRYRGSDEVNAAWKREPVKRLRQYLHNQGVWNEDKEVAWQNECNQKVQAAVDEYLALGKEPPESMFDYHFESLSEPLAGQREEMIAKAMRMQGGHNG; encoded by the coding sequence ATGACCTTTACGTCAAAGTCAACTGTCACCCAGGTACGCTACCTGGATGAAGACGGCAATGTAGTCCAGCCGTTGCCCGCCTGGGCGGACGATCTGGATAAGCTGATCGAGTTCTACAAGAACATGGTGCTGGTACGCACCTATGACAAGAAAGCCATCGCCCTGCAGCGAACCGGGCAGATGGGCACCTATCCTTCGCACCTGGGTGCCGAAGCCGTAGGTATAGGTGTGGGTAGCGCCATGGCCGTGGACGACGTCTACGTCCCTTACTACCGCGACATGCCCACCATGATGATGCGTGGCGCCACCATGACCCACAACCTGCTCTATTGGGGCGGCAGCGAGCGCGGCAGCTACTTTAACAGGCCCGATGGCCAGTTGTCGGAAGACTTCCCCATCTGTGTACCCATAGCGACCCAGTGCACCCACGCCACCGGCGTGGCGGGCGCGTTCAAACTGCGCGGCGAGAAGCGGGTCGCAGTCACCGCCATCGGTGACGGCGGTACCTCCAAGGGCGACTTCCTGGAAGCCCTGAACTGCGCCGGCGCCTGGCAGCTGCCCTGCGTTTTCGTCATCAACAACAACCAGTGGGCCATCTCTGTGCCCCGCGCCATCCAGTGTGGTGCCCCGACCCTGGCCCAGAAGGCCGTGGGCGCCGGCATCCCCGGCGTGCAGGTCGACGGTAACGACATCGTCGCCGTTTATGACGTGATGCAAAAAGCCCTGGAGCGGGCCCGCAGCGGCAAGGGGGCCACCCTTGTCGAAGCCGTGTCCTACCGCCTTTCCGACCACACCACCGCCGACGACGCCACCCGCTACCGCGGTTCCGACGAAGTCAACGCCGCCTGGAAACGTGAGCCGGTCAAGCGCCTGCGCCAGTACCTGCACAACCAGGGCGTCTGGAACGAGGACAAGGAAGTGGCCTGGCAGAACGAATGCAACCAAAAGGTCCAGGCCGCCGTGGACGAGTACCTGGCCCTGGGCAAGGAGCCGCCGGAATCCATGTTCGATTACCATTTCGAAAGCCTCAGCGAGCCCCTGGCCGGCCAGCGCGAGGAGATGATCGCCAAGGCCATGCGCATGCAGGGAGGCCACAATGGCTAA
- a CDS encoding NADPH-dependent 2,4-dienoyl-CoA reductase, whose amino-acid sequence MNAAYPHLLSPLDLGFTTLKNRVLMGSMHTGLEEEKNGFAKMAAFYKARAEGGVGLIVTGGIAPNFRGRLAPFGSQLSFGFQARKHKVVTQAVHEAGGKICLQILHAGRYAYHPFSLAPSAKKAPINPFKPSAMSERQIKGTIKAFAKTALLARKAGYDGVEIMGSEGYLINQFLASRTNHRTDSWGGSFDNRARLALEIVRAVREKAGADFIIIFRLSMLELVEQGMSWSETVQLARGLEAAGVTLINTGIGWHEARVPTIVTSVPRAAFSWVTAKMKEEGLKVPLITTNRINDPKVAEQILSEGQADMVSMARPLLADPDFVNKAAAGQADRINTCIACNQACLDHVFEQKRASCLVNPQACYETELIFKEAATPKRIGVVGAGPAGMAFACYAAEKGHKVVLMDAAAELGGQFNYAKQIPGKEEFFETLRYFRNRLHDLGVELRLNSPQTPDSLKSAGFDELVIATGINPRTPAIDGVEHPKVLSYLDVLRDKKPVGRKVAIIGAGGIGFDVAEYLAEKGPSLSQDRDRWLRHWGVDKALAGPGGLTAPHKPEAARDIWLLQRKTSKVGKGLGKTSGWVHRQTLNDLGVRMWAGVNYERIDDKGLHIRRGEESLVLDVDNVILCAGQEPNKGLWQQLTDQGVQAHLIGGADVAAELDAKRAIRQGAELAARL is encoded by the coding sequence ATGAACGCAGCTTACCCCCACTTGCTCAGCCCCCTGGACCTCGGTTTTACCACCCTCAAGAACAGGGTGCTGATGGGCTCCATGCATACAGGGCTCGAGGAAGAAAAGAACGGCTTTGCCAAGATGGCCGCCTTCTACAAGGCCCGCGCCGAAGGTGGCGTCGGCCTCATCGTCACCGGTGGCATAGCCCCCAACTTCCGCGGCCGCCTGGCGCCTTTCGGCAGCCAGCTTTCCTTCGGCTTCCAGGCCAGGAAACACAAGGTGGTGACCCAGGCCGTCCATGAGGCAGGCGGCAAGATCTGCCTGCAGATCCTCCACGCCGGCCGCTATGCCTACCATCCCTTTTCCCTGGCTCCCAGCGCCAAGAAGGCCCCCATCAACCCCTTCAAGCCCAGCGCCATGTCCGAGCGGCAGATCAAAGGCACCATCAAGGCCTTCGCCAAGACGGCCCTGCTTGCCCGCAAAGCCGGCTACGACGGGGTCGAGATCATGGGTTCCGAGGGTTACCTCATCAACCAGTTCCTGGCCAGCCGCACCAACCACCGCACCGACAGCTGGGGCGGCAGCTTCGACAACCGCGCCCGCCTGGCTCTGGAGATAGTCCGGGCGGTCAGGGAAAAGGCCGGCGCAGACTTCATCATCATCTTCCGCCTGTCCATGCTCGAGCTGGTGGAGCAGGGCATGAGCTGGAGCGAGACGGTGCAGCTGGCCCGTGGTCTGGAGGCCGCCGGCGTGACCCTCATCAACACCGGCATCGGTTGGCATGAGGCCAGGGTGCCCACCATAGTCACTTCGGTGCCGAGGGCGGCCTTCTCCTGGGTCACGGCCAAAATGAAGGAAGAAGGCCTCAAGGTGCCGCTCATCACCACCAACCGTATCAACGATCCCAAGGTTGCCGAGCAGATCCTGAGTGAAGGCCAGGCGGACATGGTGTCCATGGCCAGGCCTTTGCTGGCAGATCCGGATTTCGTCAACAAGGCCGCCGCCGGCCAGGCCGATCGCATCAACACCTGCATCGCCTGCAACCAGGCCTGCCTGGACCATGTCTTCGAGCAAAAACGCGCCAGTTGTCTGGTCAACCCCCAGGCCTGCTACGAGACCGAGCTTATCTTCAAGGAAGCCGCCACCCCCAAACGCATCGGCGTGGTGGGGGCGGGCCCGGCCGGTATGGCCTTTGCCTGCTACGCGGCCGAGAAGGGCCACAAGGTGGTGCTGATGGATGCAGCGGCGGAGCTGGGCGGCCAGTTCAACTACGCCAAGCAGATCCCCGGCAAGGAAGAGTTCTTTGAGACGCTGCGCTATTTCCGCAACCGCCTCCATGACCTGGGTGTGGAACTGCGCCTGAACAGCCCCCAGACCCCGGACTCCCTGAAGTCCGCCGGCTTCGACGAGTTGGTGATCGCCACCGGCATCAACCCCCGCACCCCCGCCATCGACGGGGTCGAACACCCCAAGGTGCTGAGCTACCTGGACGTGTTGCGGGACAAGAAACCGGTGGGCCGGAAGGTGGCGATCATCGGCGCTGGCGGCATCGGCTTCGATGTGGCCGAATACCTGGCGGAAAAGGGCCCGTCCCTCAGCCAGGACAGGGATCGCTGGCTGCGCCATTGGGGCGTGGACAAGGCGTTGGCCGGCCCGGGCGGCCTCACCGCGCCCCACAAGCCGGAAGCGGCCAGGGACATCTGGCTGCTGCAGCGCAAGACCAGCAAGGTCGGCAAGGGCCTCGGCAAGACCTCCGGCTGGGTGCATCGCCAGACCTTGAACGATCTCGGGGTCAGGATGTGGGCTGGCGTCAACTACGAGCGCATCGACGACAAGGGCCTGCACATCCGCCGCGGCGAGGAATCCCTGGTGCTGGACGTGGACAACGTCATCCTCTGCGCCGGCCAGGAGCCCAACAAGGGGCTCTGGCAGCAGTTGACTGACCAGGGTGTCCAGGCGCATCTCATCGGTGGTGCAGACGTGGCGGCAGAGCTGGACGCCAAGCGCGCCATCCGCCAGGGAGCCGAGCTGGCGGCCAGGCTCTAG
- the fldA gene encoding flavodoxin FldA, protein MASVGLFFGSDTGNTEAVAKMIQKQLGKHMVEVHDIAKSSKEDIEGFSLLLLGIPTWYYGESQCDWDDFFPTLEEIDFSDKLVAIFGCGDQEDYAEYFLDAMGTLRDIIEAKGATIIGHWPTEGYNFVASKAMADDNHFIGLGIDEDRQPELTAERVEKWVKQIYEEMCLAELED, encoded by the coding sequence ATGGCATCTGTAGGTCTGTTCTTCGGCAGCGATACCGGTAACACCGAAGCTGTCGCCAAAATGATCCAGAAGCAGCTGGGCAAGCACATGGTGGAAGTCCATGACATCGCCAAGTCCAGCAAGGAAGACATCGAAGGCTTCAGCCTGCTGCTGCTCGGCATCCCAACCTGGTATTACGGCGAGTCCCAGTGCGACTGGGATGATTTCTTCCCCACCCTGGAAGAGATCGACTTCTCCGACAAGCTGGTCGCCATCTTCGGTTGCGGCGATCAGGAGGACTACGCCGAGTACTTCCTGGACGCCATGGGCACCTTGCGCGACATCATCGAGGCCAAGGGCGCCACCATCATCGGCCACTGGCCTACCGAGGGTTACAACTTCGTGGCCTCCAAGGCCATGGCCGACGACAACCACTTCATCGGCCTTGGCATCGACGAAGACCGCCAGCCCGAACTGACCGCCGAGCGGGTCGAGAAGTGGGTCAAGCAGATCTATGAAGAGATGTGCCTGGCCGAACTGGAAGACTAA
- a CDS encoding alpha-ketoacid dehydrogenase subunit beta, translating to MAKVCLIEAVNMALHHEMARDENVVCLGEDIGTNGGVFRATVGLKDKFGFKRVMDTPLAEGLIGGLSVGMASQGLRPVAEFQFQGFIFPAMEQIICQAARMRSRTRGRLTLPLVYRAPFGGFIHAPEHHSESVEALFAHVPGLRVVIPSSPARAYGLLLAAIRSNDPVMFFEPKRIYRTVKHEVEDNGVALPLDVAFILKPGTDITLVSWGASVNETLIAAEKLADEGISAEVIDLATIKPLDIDTILKSVRKTGRLCIVHEAAKSFGVGAEIAAQVSEQALWELKAPIGRVTGYDVTMPYYQNEKYYQIHPEDILLGVKKVMEQSA from the coding sequence ATGGCTAAGGTTTGCCTTATCGAAGCGGTCAACATGGCCCTGCATCACGAGATGGCCCGCGACGAAAACGTGGTCTGCCTCGGTGAAGACATCGGCACCAACGGCGGCGTCTTCCGCGCCACCGTCGGCCTCAAGGACAAGTTCGGCTTCAAGCGGGTGATGGACACCCCCCTGGCCGAAGGCCTTATCGGCGGTTTGAGCGTCGGCATGGCCTCACAGGGGCTGCGCCCCGTGGCCGAGTTCCAGTTCCAGGGCTTCATCTTCCCGGCCATGGAACAGATCATCTGCCAGGCGGCCCGCATGCGCAGCCGTACCCGCGGCCGCCTGACGTTGCCGCTGGTCTACCGCGCGCCCTTCGGCGGCTTCATCCACGCCCCCGAGCACCACAGCGAGAGCGTCGAGGCCCTGTTCGCCCATGTTCCTGGCCTGCGGGTCGTGATCCCCTCCAGCCCGGCCCGTGCCTACGGCCTGCTGCTGGCGGCCATCCGCAGCAACGATCCGGTGATGTTCTTCGAGCCCAAGCGTATCTACCGCACCGTCAAGCACGAGGTGGAAGACAACGGCGTGGCACTGCCTTTGGATGTAGCCTTTATCCTCAAGCCCGGCACCGACATCACCCTGGTGAGCTGGGGCGCCTCGGTCAACGAGACCCTGATCGCCGCCGAGAAGCTGGCCGACGAGGGGATCAGCGCCGAGGTCATCGACTTGGCCACCATCAAGCCCCTGGACATCGACACCATTTTGAAGTCGGTCCGCAAGACGGGGCGCCTGTGCATCGTCCACGAAGCGGCCAAGAGCTTCGGCGTCGGCGCCGAGATCGCCGCCCAGGTGTCCGAGCAGGCCCTGTGGGAGCTCAAGGCCCCCATCGGCCGGGTGACAGGCTATGACGTCACCATGCCTTACTACCAAAACGAGAAGTACTACCAGATCCATCCGGAAGACATTCTTCTGGGCGTGAAAAAAGTCATGGAGCAGAGCGCATGA